One part of the Triplophysa rosa linkage group LG5, Trosa_1v2, whole genome shotgun sequence genome encodes these proteins:
- the cc2d1b gene encoding coiled-coil and C2 domain-containing protein 1B isoform X2, producing the protein MFGRKNKRPAAPKGQGAAAAKQMGLLLDFKPDDMMDMDQDLNDPALEAEYAAIVGKKPAVPARGKKAGKAPLPMEDIEKMAEACMKDIDDDDDENLEDDEDLLAELQEVVDEDEMEDSGAATPTSHVSADVPSAELTPVKQETKIISMPGSIEHTLEERSNMYRTAVMNAKASGESSKARRYERGLNTLQTMLATVHKGGKIDETEIPPAVACGAPSVPSQPHASPAVSPDQHESDSAVDMSPVSVETAPVVMDPAPNTREESSGIASPASLSSPDEERTGSAVETLSNPRVEQPTKDILLERQRDYRMAALKAKQAGDIEKAKMHLNSSKGFDAGLEALEKGQSVDMSSLPPPLSQASTVTQAEPQAFVKVSSAAPEGQADSVSGPAQPKTVLEALEQRMAKYKEAFTQSKASGDDRKARMHDRIAKQYQTAIRAHKAGRTVDYDELPVPPGFPPIPGQKAPSPEQGLAAVLETANKLTSNAAEAGDEDEDGEGEEKIKTAKVDNQIKPTLAVQLTIQEPKKTPSPDRTSKRGSLTDTAQQQLEFLEGRKKQYMKAALQSKQKKDLEQAKTLLRTAKGLEPLIEAARSGKTVDISKVPSPPGDEDEDFILVHHCDVQISEKAEQVYTQLTKLLKEQHEKCMTYSKQFTHMGNVAETTKFEKMGEQCKKSLEILNLAQNRGLEPPKHHFEERTYSTVRIFPDLSSTDMVVMIVRGMNLPAPSGVASNDLDAYVKFEFPYPSTDQPQKHKTSVIKNTNNPEFNQSFKMNINRNHRGFRRVMQSKGLKLEVLHKGGFLRSDKPVGAAHLKLEKLESESEVREIIEVMDGRKATGGRLEVKVRLREPLSGQDLQTITERWLMLEEPQVLL; encoded by the exons ATGTTTGGCAGGAAAAACAAGCGACCCGCAGCCCCGAAAGGGCAAGGCGCAGCTGCagccaaacag ATGGGGTTGTTGCTTGATTTTAAGCCAGATGATATGATGGACATGGACCAGGATCTGAATGATCCAGCTTTAGAAGCTGAATATGCTGCTATTGTTGGGAAGAAACCAGCTGTACCTGCCAGGGGCAAAAAGGCCGGTAAAG CCCCTTTACCAATGGAGGATATTGAAAAAATGGCAGAGGCGTGCATGAAAGACATTGACGATGATGACGATGAAAATCTGGAAGATGATGAAGATCTCCTG GCTGAGCTACAGGAAGTGGTTGATGAGGATGAAATGGAAGACTCGGGTGCTGCAACCCCGACCTCTCATGTAAGTGCAGACGTTCCTTCAGCAGAGCTGACACCAGTGAAGCAG GAAACTAAGATCATATCGATGCCAGGAAGCATTGAACACACCTTAGAGGAGAGAAGCAACATGTATAGAACAGCTGTGATGAATGCCAAAGCCTCAGGAGAATCTTCGAAAGCTCGGAGATATGAGAGAGGCCTTAAT ACACTACAAACTATGCTGGCAACTGTACACAAAGGTGGGAAGATTGATGAAACAGAGATTCCCCCTGCAGTTGCATGTGGAGCCCCCTCTGTTCCCAGTCAGCCACATGCCTCACCTGCAGTATCACCTGATCAGCATGAGTCTGACAGTGCTGTTGACATGTCCCCTGTCTCTGTGGAGACTGCTCCTGTTGTCATGGATCCAGCACCGAACACAAGAGAGGAGTCCTCTGGTATAGCCTCACCAGCTTCCCTGTCATCTCCAGATGAGGAACGTACAGGAAGTGCTGTAGAAACACTCTCAA ACCCTCGAGTTGAACAGCCCACTAAAGATATTCTgctggagagacagagagactacAGGATGGCAGCTCTTAAGGCCAAACAAGCAGGAGATATTGAGAAAGCCAAAATGCACTTAAATTCCAGTAAG GGATTCGATGCTGGACTTGAGGCTTTGGAGAAAGGCCAGTCGGTGGACATGAGCTCCCTCCCGCCACCTCTGTCTCAAG CCTCCACAGTTACTCAGGCTGAACCTCAGGCATTTGTTAAAGTCTCGTCTGCTGCTCCTGAAGGTCAAG CTGACAGTGTTTCTGGTCCAGCTCAGCCCAAGACTGTCCTTGAAGCTCTTGAACAGAGGATGGCAAAGTATAAAGAAGCCTTCACACAATCTAAAGCCAGCGGAGATGATCGCAAGGCCCGCATGCATGACCGCATTGCTAAG CAATACCAGACTGCCATCCGCGCTCATAAAGCAGGTCGAACAGTCGATTACGATGAACTTCCAGTCCCACCAG GTTTTCCTCCAATCCCAGGCCAGAAGGCTCCTTCACCTGAGCAGGGATTGGCTGCTGTGCTGGAAACAGCCAATAAACTGACATCAAATGCAGCTGAAGCTGGTGATGAGGATGAAGATGGAGAGGGGGAGGAGAAG ATTAAGACTGCAAAAGTAGACAACCAAATAAAACCCACACTTGCAGTACAGCTGACGATACAGGAGCCAAAAAAGACCCCTTCCCCAGACAGGACGTCCAAAAGAGGGAGTCTGACTGACACTG CTCAGCAGCAGCTGGAATTTCTGGAAGGCCGCAAAAAGCAGTACATGAAGGCAGCACTGCAGTCAAAACAGAAGAAAGACCTGGAACAGGCCAAGACTCTCCTGCGCACAGCCAAGGGTCTGGAGCCTTTGATAGAAGCAGCGAGGAGCGGCAAGACGGTAGACATAAGCAAA gtCCCTTCACCGCCCGGAGATGAAGATGAGGACTTTATCTTAGTCCATCACTGTGATGTTCAGATATCTGAGAAGGCTGAGCAGGTCTACACTCAGCTTACCAAACTACTCAAAGAGCAACACGAG AAATGCATGACGTATTCCAAACAATTTACACACATGGGGAATGTTGCAGAGACAACCAA GTTTGAGAAGATGGGAGAGCAATGTAAGAAGAGCCTGGAGATCCTTAATCTGGCTCAGAATAGGGGGCTCGAACCTCCTAAACATCACTTTGAGGAGAGAACGTACAGCACCGTCAG GATATTTCCAGACCTCAGTAGTACAGACATGGTTGTGATGATTGTAAGGGGAATGAACCTTCCTGCTCCCTCTG GTGTTGCATCCAATGACTTAGACGCATATGTCAAGTTTGAATTTCCTTACCCCAGTACA GATCAACCTCAGAAACATAAAACATCAGTCATCAAAAATACCAACAACCCAG AGTTTAACCAAAGCTTCAAGATGAACATCAACCGTAACCACCGTGGCTTCAGGAGGGTGATGCAGTCTAAAGGCCTGAAGCTGGAAGTGCTGCACAAAGG TGGCTTCCTGAGAAGTGACAAGCCTGTAGGAGCTGCCCACCTCAAACTGGAAAAATTGGAATCTGAAAGCGAAGTGAGGGAAATCATTGAG GTTATGGATGGACGGAAGGCCACTGGTGGGCGTTTGGAGGTGAAAGTGCGTCTCAGAGAGCCGCTGAGTGGGCAGGACCTCCAGACTATAACAGAACGCTGGCTCATGCTGGAAGAGCCACAG GTACTGCTGTAA
- the cc2d1b gene encoding coiled-coil and C2 domain-containing protein 1B isoform X1: MFGRKNKRPAAPKGQGAAAAKQMGLLLDFKPDDMMDMDQDLNDPALEAEYAAIVGKKPAVPARGKKAGKAPLPMEDIEKMAEACMKDIDDDDDENLEDDEDLLAELQEVVDEDEMEDSGAATPTSHVSADVPSAELTPVKQETKIISMPGSIEHTLEERSNMYRTAVMNAKASGESSKARRYERGLNTLQTMLATVHKGGKIDETEIPPAVACGAPSVPSQPHASPAVSPDQHESDSAVDMSPVSVETAPVVMDPAPNTREESSGIASPASLSSPDEERTGSAVETLSNPRVEQPTKDILLERQRDYRMAALKAKQAGDIEKAKMHLNSSKGFDAGLEALEKGQSVDMSSLPPPLSQASTVTQAEPQAFVKVSSAAPEGQADSVSGPAQPKTVLEALEQRMAKYKEAFTQSKASGDDRKARMHDRIAKQYQTAIRAHKAGRTVDYDELPVPPGFPPIPGQKAPSPEQGLAAVLETANKLTSNAAEAGDEDEDGEGEEKIKTAKVDNQIKPTLAVQLTIQEPKKTPSPDRTSKRGSLTDTAQQQLEFLEGRKKQYMKAALQSKQKKDLEQAKTLLRTAKGLEPLIEAARSGKTVDISKVPSPPGDEDEDFILVHHCDVQISEKAEQVYTQLTKLLKEQHEFRLQKCMTYSKQFTHMGNVAETTKFEKMGEQCKKSLEILNLAQNRGLEPPKHHFEERTYSTVRIFPDLSSTDMVVMIVRGMNLPAPSGVASNDLDAYVKFEFPYPSTDQPQKHKTSVIKNTNNPEFNQSFKMNINRNHRGFRRVMQSKGLKLEVLHKGGFLRSDKPVGAAHLKLEKLESESEVREIIEVMDGRKATGGRLEVKVRLREPLSGQDLQTITERWLMLEEPQVLL; encoded by the exons ATGTTTGGCAGGAAAAACAAGCGACCCGCAGCCCCGAAAGGGCAAGGCGCAGCTGCagccaaacag ATGGGGTTGTTGCTTGATTTTAAGCCAGATGATATGATGGACATGGACCAGGATCTGAATGATCCAGCTTTAGAAGCTGAATATGCTGCTATTGTTGGGAAGAAACCAGCTGTACCTGCCAGGGGCAAAAAGGCCGGTAAAG CCCCTTTACCAATGGAGGATATTGAAAAAATGGCAGAGGCGTGCATGAAAGACATTGACGATGATGACGATGAAAATCTGGAAGATGATGAAGATCTCCTG GCTGAGCTACAGGAAGTGGTTGATGAGGATGAAATGGAAGACTCGGGTGCTGCAACCCCGACCTCTCATGTAAGTGCAGACGTTCCTTCAGCAGAGCTGACACCAGTGAAGCAG GAAACTAAGATCATATCGATGCCAGGAAGCATTGAACACACCTTAGAGGAGAGAAGCAACATGTATAGAACAGCTGTGATGAATGCCAAAGCCTCAGGAGAATCTTCGAAAGCTCGGAGATATGAGAGAGGCCTTAAT ACACTACAAACTATGCTGGCAACTGTACACAAAGGTGGGAAGATTGATGAAACAGAGATTCCCCCTGCAGTTGCATGTGGAGCCCCCTCTGTTCCCAGTCAGCCACATGCCTCACCTGCAGTATCACCTGATCAGCATGAGTCTGACAGTGCTGTTGACATGTCCCCTGTCTCTGTGGAGACTGCTCCTGTTGTCATGGATCCAGCACCGAACACAAGAGAGGAGTCCTCTGGTATAGCCTCACCAGCTTCCCTGTCATCTCCAGATGAGGAACGTACAGGAAGTGCTGTAGAAACACTCTCAA ACCCTCGAGTTGAACAGCCCACTAAAGATATTCTgctggagagacagagagactacAGGATGGCAGCTCTTAAGGCCAAACAAGCAGGAGATATTGAGAAAGCCAAAATGCACTTAAATTCCAGTAAG GGATTCGATGCTGGACTTGAGGCTTTGGAGAAAGGCCAGTCGGTGGACATGAGCTCCCTCCCGCCACCTCTGTCTCAAG CCTCCACAGTTACTCAGGCTGAACCTCAGGCATTTGTTAAAGTCTCGTCTGCTGCTCCTGAAGGTCAAG CTGACAGTGTTTCTGGTCCAGCTCAGCCCAAGACTGTCCTTGAAGCTCTTGAACAGAGGATGGCAAAGTATAAAGAAGCCTTCACACAATCTAAAGCCAGCGGAGATGATCGCAAGGCCCGCATGCATGACCGCATTGCTAAG CAATACCAGACTGCCATCCGCGCTCATAAAGCAGGTCGAACAGTCGATTACGATGAACTTCCAGTCCCACCAG GTTTTCCTCCAATCCCAGGCCAGAAGGCTCCTTCACCTGAGCAGGGATTGGCTGCTGTGCTGGAAACAGCCAATAAACTGACATCAAATGCAGCTGAAGCTGGTGATGAGGATGAAGATGGAGAGGGGGAGGAGAAG ATTAAGACTGCAAAAGTAGACAACCAAATAAAACCCACACTTGCAGTACAGCTGACGATACAGGAGCCAAAAAAGACCCCTTCCCCAGACAGGACGTCCAAAAGAGGGAGTCTGACTGACACTG CTCAGCAGCAGCTGGAATTTCTGGAAGGCCGCAAAAAGCAGTACATGAAGGCAGCACTGCAGTCAAAACAGAAGAAAGACCTGGAACAGGCCAAGACTCTCCTGCGCACAGCCAAGGGTCTGGAGCCTTTGATAGAAGCAGCGAGGAGCGGCAAGACGGTAGACATAAGCAAA gtCCCTTCACCGCCCGGAGATGAAGATGAGGACTTTATCTTAGTCCATCACTGTGATGTTCAGATATCTGAGAAGGCTGAGCAGGTCTACACTCAGCTTACCAAACTACTCAAAGAGCAACACGAG tttcgCTTACAGAAATGCATGACGTATTCCAAACAATTTACACACATGGGGAATGTTGCAGAGACAACCAA GTTTGAGAAGATGGGAGAGCAATGTAAGAAGAGCCTGGAGATCCTTAATCTGGCTCAGAATAGGGGGCTCGAACCTCCTAAACATCACTTTGAGGAGAGAACGTACAGCACCGTCAG GATATTTCCAGACCTCAGTAGTACAGACATGGTTGTGATGATTGTAAGGGGAATGAACCTTCCTGCTCCCTCTG GTGTTGCATCCAATGACTTAGACGCATATGTCAAGTTTGAATTTCCTTACCCCAGTACA GATCAACCTCAGAAACATAAAACATCAGTCATCAAAAATACCAACAACCCAG AGTTTAACCAAAGCTTCAAGATGAACATCAACCGTAACCACCGTGGCTTCAGGAGGGTGATGCAGTCTAAAGGCCTGAAGCTGGAAGTGCTGCACAAAGG TGGCTTCCTGAGAAGTGACAAGCCTGTAGGAGCTGCCCACCTCAAACTGGAAAAATTGGAATCTGAAAGCGAAGTGAGGGAAATCATTGAG GTTATGGATGGACGGAAGGCCACTGGTGGGCGTTTGGAGGTGAAAGTGCGTCTCAGAGAGCCGCTGAGTGGGCAGGACCTCCAGACTATAACAGAACGCTGGCTCATGCTGGAAGAGCCACAG GTACTGCTGTAA
- the cdc20 gene encoding cell division cycle protein 20 homolog translates to MAQFGFENDIHNVLRLDMPITNAPMARWQRKASTSNSLSPNKSVNRSISLSKTPSKTPGKTQNTPSKAGGDRFIPTRNNKQMDVASFLISKENEPLEETAAFSAPNQKAWSVTLNGYNIEEAKILHLGGKPLNAPEGYQNNLKVLYSQVPTPVSTKKSRYISSVPGRILDAPDIRNDFYLNLMDWGRQNLLAVGLANHVYLWDAGAGDIILLKKMEDENDHICSVSWSKDGNFLAIGTSDCKVELWDVQYQKRLRSMDGHTGRVGCLSWNDHVLSSGSRSGIIHQHDVRVAEHHIFSFGGHTQEVCGLTWSPDGKYLASGGNDNMVYIWPMTTGSGYHAIHALSEHQGAVKALAWCPWQPSILASGGGTSDRHIRIWNANSGSCISSLDTCSQISSLVFAPNYKELVSGHGFAHDKVIIWKYPSLTKVAELEGHEDRVLNLALSPDASTVASVAADETIRLWESFEKDPVKKPKPTSSIIQQHIR, encoded by the exons ATGGCCCAATTCGGCTTTGAGAACGACATCCACAACGTCCTTAGATTGGACATGCCTATCACAAACGCCCCGATGGCGAGGTGGCAGAGAAAAGCTAGCACATCAAACTCCCTCTCACCCAACAAGAGTGTAAACCGATCAATCAGCCTTTCCAAAACACCCAGTAAAACACCAG GAAAGACTCAAAACACACCTTCCAAGGCAGGAGGAGATCGTTTTATCCCCACAAGAAATAACAAACAGATGGATGTTGCGAGCTTTCTTATTTCAAAAGAGAATGAGCCGCTTGAAGAGACTGCAGCCTTCTCTGCA CCAAATCAGAAAGCTTGGTCTGTGACTCTAAATGGATACAACATTGAGGAAGCAAAGATCTTGCATTTAGGAGGCAAACCACTAAATGCCCCCGAGG GTTATCAAAACAACTTGAAGGTTCTCTACAGCCAAGTGCCCACACCTGTCTCGACCAAGAAGAGCCGGTACATTTCCTCTGTTCCAGGGCGGATTCTAGATGCCCCTGATATCAGAAATGACTTCT atctgAACCTGATGGATTGGGGAAGGCAAAACCTGTTGGCAGTTGGTCTTGCCAACCATGTGTATTTGTGGGATGCTGGTGCAGGGGACATCATTTTATTGAAGAAAATGGAAGATGAGAACGATCACATCTGCTCTGTCTCTTGGAGCAAAGATGGCAATTTCCTGGCCATTGGGACTAGTGATTGTAAAGTAGAG CTATGGGATGTGCAATACCAAAAACGTCTTCGCAGCATGGATGGCCATACAGGAAGAGTTGGTTGCTTGAGTTGGAACGATCACGTTTTATCTAG TGGTTCTCGATCTGGTATAATTCATCAGCATGATGTTCGGGTAGCAGAACATCACATTTTTTCCTTCGGGGGACACACTCAGGAAGTCTGTGGCCTTACTTGGTCCCCCGATGGCAAATATTTAGCTAGTGGTGGCAATGACAACATGGTGTACATCTGGCCAATGACGACCGGCTCGGGCTATCACGCTATCCATGCACTAAGTGAACACCAAGGAGCAGTCAAG GCTTTGGCATGGTGCCCATGGCAACCTAGCATCCTTGCGTCTGGTGGAGGCACCAGTGACCGCCATATTCGCATTTGGAATGCAAATAGTGGCTCCTGTATCAGTTCCTTGGATACATGCTCACAG ATATCATCTCTTGTGTTTGCACCAAATTACAAAGAGTTGGTGTCAGGCCATGGTTTTGCTCATGACAAGGTTATCATCTGGAAATACCCCTCACTTACTAAAGTAGCAGAACTTGAAG gACATGAAGACAGAGTTCTGAACTTGGCACTCAGTCCAGATGCTTCTACTGTGGCATCCGTAGCTGCCGACGAAACCATTCGACTCTGGGAGAGTTTTGAAAAGGATCCTGTTAAAAAACCAAAGCCTACCAGCAGTATCATTCAGCAACATATTcgataa
- the elovl1a gene encoding elongation of very long chain fatty acids protein 1a, with translation MLSEVVSNILTFYDYLLKRTDARVRDYPLMQSPIQMTFILLGYVFLVLYAGPRYMTNRKPFRLNTAMVFYNFLMVSYNAYVVYEFLMSGWATTYSWRCDLCDPSSSPQALRMVRAAWLFYFSKYVELLDTVFFVLRKKQSQVTFLHVFHHSILPWTWWWGITLTPAGGMGSFQALVNTCVHVIMYTYYGLSAAGPRFQKYLWWKKYMTAIQLIQFVLVSVHISQYYFIEKCEYQVPMFIHLIWIYGMFFFVLFSNFWIQTYVKGKRLPVSNEDKPKQNGITTVIEPVVVANGKHLENGTVRYINGFAHNGKVKEV, from the exons ATGTTGTCGGAGGTGGTTTCAAACATCTTGACGTTCTACGACTACCTTCTGAAAAGAACAG ATGCCAGAGTTCGGGATTATCCTCTAATGCAGAGTCCCATTCAGATGACGTTCATCTTGTTGGGATATGTGTTCTTAGTTCTATATGCAGGACCGCGATACATGACCAATCGCAAACCCTTCCGCCTCAACACAGCCATGGTTTTCTACAATTTCTTAATGGTTTCCTATAATGCCTACGTTGTTTATGAG TTCTTGATGTCTGGCTGGGCAACAACATACAGTTGGAGATGTGACCTCTGTGACCCCTCCAGCAGCCCTCAAGCTCTCAGA ATGGTTCGAGCTGCCTGGTTGttctatttttcaaaatatgttgAGCTGCTTGACACG GTGTTCTTTGTGTTGAGAAAGAAGCAGAGTCAGGTGACGTTCCTGCATGTATTCCATCATTCTATCTTGCCCTGGACTTGGTGGTGGGGCATCACTCTTACTCCTG CTGGTGGAATGGGTTCCTTCCAAGCTTTGGTGAACACTTGTGTCCACGTCATCATGTACACATACTACGGTCTGTCAGCTGCAGGACCGCGTTTCCAGAAGTATCTGTGGTGGAAAAAGTACATGACTGCTATTCAGCTG ATTCAGTTTGTGCTGGTGTCTGTTCATATCTCTCAGTATTACTTCATCGAAAAGTGTGAATACCAGGTGCCCATGTTCATTCATCTCATCTGGATCTACggcatgtttttctttgtccTTTTCTCTAACTTCTGGATTCAGACCTATGTAAAGGGCAAGCGGCTACCTGTTAGCAATGAAGACAAACCCAAACAGAATGGCATTACCACTGTGATTGAGCCAGTGGTAGTAGCCAACGGTAAACACTTGGAAAATGGCACTGTGCGCTACATTAATGGATTTGCTCACAATGGGAAAGTTAAGGAGGTCTGA